In Trichocoleus desertorum NBK24, the following are encoded in one genomic region:
- a CDS encoding inorganic diphosphatase produces the protein MDLSRIPAQPKAGLINVLIEIPAGSKNKYEYDKDLQAMALDRVLYASVQYPYDYGFVPNTLADDGDPLDGMVIMDQPTFPGCVIAARPIGMLEMIDGGDRDEKILCVPDKDPRYANVKSLKDIPQHRLDEIAEFFRTYKNLEKKVTEILGWKDVDQVMPLVEECIKAGSEKGRDSDSGTH, from the coding sequence GTGGACTTATCACGCATTCCTGCACAGCCTAAAGCAGGTTTGATCAACGTCCTAATCGAAATTCCTGCGGGTAGCAAAAACAAGTACGAGTACGATAAAGACCTGCAAGCTATGGCGCTCGATCGCGTCCTCTATGCCTCTGTCCAGTACCCATACGACTATGGCTTTGTGCCCAATACACTGGCGGATGATGGCGATCCCCTCGATGGCATGGTGATCATGGATCAGCCCACTTTTCCAGGGTGTGTGATTGCGGCTCGTCCCATTGGGATGCTAGAGATGATTGATGGCGGCGATCGCGACGAAAAGATTCTTTGTGTTCCTGATAAAGACCCTCGTTACGCTAACGTCAAGTCTCTTAAAGACATTCCTCAACACCGCCTAGATGAGATTGCCGAGTTCTTCAGAACTTACAAGAATCTGGAGAAGAAAGTGACCGAAATTTTGGGCTGGAAAGATGTCGATCAAGTCATGCCCTTGGTTGAAGAGTGTATCAAAGCGGGTAGTGAAAAGGGTCGAGATTCTGACTCTGGAACTCACTAA